In a genomic window of Halobiforma lacisalsi AJ5:
- a CDS encoding glycosyltransferase, which translates to MSRPATEGPADTLPDAGSRPDTEANDASSDDRPGRTPPDPFGSDLAGSVDDADPAPEEARVLVVSGLGHKNERHYGPLSDVAGETTLVCLNPRHDVESAKYREVPDVGPRPLRLVLLFFVALLEGYRTEYDAVASISLFPYGLYALALKAVYGYPASLGIIGIDLDHHARQWYGPLPRWAFRRFDAVSVPGPSHAADLEDCGVPRERIEILANAIDVERYRPADRGTGDAEDDHDYDYDYEFIWVGRFSEEKAPMRFVESLVALEKRDSTGEFRAVMVGDGPLRDAVAATLEAHGLGDRVDLPGWVDDPRPYYRRSATFVLTSRRDALPLVMLEAMASGLPPVVPSVGSVPDVVTDGENGIVVPDRDPRSFAAAMDRCLADSDERDGWADPGTNATAVRSSFSYEQAGDDWRRILATLVRSRPCPRPRSRS; encoded by the coding sequence ATGAGCCGCCCCGCCACGGAAGGTCCGGCCGACACACTCCCGGACGCGGGCTCGAGGCCGGACACGGAAGCGAACGACGCCTCGAGCGACGACCGCCCCGGCCGGACCCCGCCGGACCCGTTCGGCTCGGATCTCGCGGGTTCCGTCGACGACGCCGATCCGGCACCCGAGGAGGCGCGGGTCCTCGTCGTCTCCGGACTCGGTCACAAGAACGAGCGCCACTACGGCCCGCTTTCCGACGTCGCCGGGGAGACGACGCTCGTCTGCCTGAATCCGCGTCACGATGTAGAGTCTGCGAAATACCGCGAGGTGCCCGACGTCGGCCCGCGGCCGCTGCGGCTCGTCCTCCTGTTTTTCGTGGCGCTGCTCGAGGGGTACCGAACCGAGTACGACGCGGTCGCCTCGATCTCGCTGTTCCCCTACGGGCTCTACGCGCTCGCCCTGAAGGCGGTCTACGGCTATCCGGCCTCGTTGGGGATCATCGGGATCGACCTGGACCACCACGCTCGGCAGTGGTACGGCCCGCTGCCGCGGTGGGCGTTCAGACGCTTCGACGCCGTCTCCGTGCCGGGGCCCTCCCACGCCGCGGACCTCGAGGACTGTGGCGTCCCCCGCGAGCGGATCGAGATCCTGGCGAACGCGATCGACGTCGAGCGGTATCGGCCGGCCGATCGTGGGACTGGCGACGCCGAGGACGACCATGACTACGACTACGACTACGAGTTCATCTGGGTCGGCCGCTTCAGCGAGGAGAAAGCCCCCATGCGGTTCGTCGAGTCCCTCGTCGCGCTCGAGAAGCGGGACTCGACGGGCGAGTTCCGGGCCGTCATGGTCGGCGACGGCCCGCTCCGGGACGCCGTCGCCGCGACCCTCGAAGCCCACGGATTGGGCGACCGGGTCGATCTTCCCGGCTGGGTCGACGACCCCCGTCCCTACTACCGGCGGTCCGCGACTTTCGTCCTCACCTCCCGTCGCGACGCCCTGCCGCTCGTGATGCTCGAGGCGATGGCGTCGGGACTGCCGCCGGTGGTGCCGTCGGTCGGTTCGGTCCCCGACGTCGTCACGGACGGCGAGAACGGTATCGTCGTTCCGGATCGGGACCCCCGGAGTTTTGCGGCGGCGATGGATCGCTGTCTGGCCGATTCCGACGAACGCGACGGGTGGGCCGATCCGGGGACGAACGCGACCGCGGTACGATCCTCGTTCTCGTACGAGCAGGCTGGCGACGACTGGCGGCGGATCCTGGCGACGCTCGTCCGGTCCCGTCCCTGTCCCCGTCCCCGTTCCCGTTCCTGA
- a CDS encoding DUF354 domain-containing protein, translated as MRYLFFTNTPAHVHLYKHAIGRLAARGDDVLVLARDYTCTVDLLEWYDLPYEVYGSCDTSKGSLLSRLPAHYARAIRLARRYDPDLIFGMGGYAAHTGAVVRTPTVLLIDSEPASFDHTISTPFARAILTPNTFRKNLGEHHYVFPGFKECAYLHPDTYEPTPEVRAELGLEPDERFALLRLNAFGSQHDVGKHGLTGADRRRIVERLAEDVTVLVSDESGKADLEGLPARRFDLHPALMHDALAEASLLVADTQTMVTEAALLGTPAIRSNSFVGDDDMGNFVALENQGLIHNVAEADAILERVEELLADDTVEDTWQRRRDEFLAGTANLTEIIVDVANVRGRVEEVESVRQFGRRPEQEPAQSVGIGGD; from the coding sequence ATGAGATACCTGTTCTTTACGAATACGCCGGCGCACGTCCACCTGTACAAGCACGCGATCGGGCGGCTCGCGGCTCGCGGGGACGACGTCCTGGTCCTCGCGCGGGATTACACCTGTACGGTCGACTTGCTCGAGTGGTACGACCTGCCCTACGAGGTCTACGGCTCGTGTGACACCTCGAAGGGGTCGCTGTTGAGTCGGTTACCGGCCCACTACGCCCGGGCGATCCGCCTCGCCAGGCGGTACGACCCCGACCTGATCTTCGGGATGGGCGGGTACGCCGCCCACACCGGGGCCGTCGTTCGGACGCCGACGGTGTTGCTCATCGACTCCGAGCCGGCGTCGTTCGACCACACGATCTCGACGCCGTTCGCCCGAGCGATCCTCACGCCCAACACCTTCCGCAAGAACCTCGGCGAACACCACTACGTCTTCCCCGGATTCAAGGAGTGTGCGTACCTCCATCCCGACACGTACGAGCCTACCCCCGAGGTCCGGGCAGAACTGGGACTCGAGCCCGACGAGCGGTTCGCCCTCCTTCGGCTCAACGCCTTCGGCTCCCAGCACGACGTCGGCAAGCACGGCCTGACCGGCGCGGATCGCCGCCGGATCGTCGAGCGCCTCGCCGAGGACGTCACCGTCCTGGTCTCCGACGAGAGCGGCAAGGCCGACCTCGAGGGGCTGCCGGCTCGCCGGTTCGACCTCCACCCGGCGCTGATGCACGACGCGCTCGCCGAGGCGAGCCTGCTCGTGGCCGACACCCAGACGATGGTGACCGAGGCAGCCCTGCTCGGGACGCCCGCGATCCGCTCGAACTCCTTCGTGGGCGACGACGACATGGGCAACTTCGTCGCGCTGGAGAACCAGGGACTGATCCACAACGTCGCCGAGGCCGACGCCATCCTCGAGCGCGTCGAGGAGTTGCTGGCCGACGACACCGTCGAGGATACCTGGCAACGCCGCCGTGACGAGTTCCTCGCGGGGACGGCGAACCTCACGGAGATCATCGTCGACGTGGCGAACGTCCGCGGCCGAGTCGAGGAGGTGGAGTCCGTTCGTCAGTTCGGACGGCGGCCGGAACAGGAGCCGGCACAGTCGGTCGGCATCGGCGGCGACTGA
- a CDS encoding GNAT family N-acetyltransferase, which translates to MDIERLDLERWGDALPRSGFEVFHDPDALAVLDAHTDAELRLYGAFKGQQAVGLLPVFVDENAVGRTVFSPPVSMGVPRLGPIIDPNSPKRRKWERINAELAAGVLEDVEADRRSTLFRMTCSVGYDDPRPYGWNDLSVEPQFTYVVDLEGCSNLEDAMAGFSKSLRNEMRRYDDVDLTIETEGIDAALRIYDDVVDQYAEYDDEAPMTPQFLRDLLVTLDDDRWRTYVARTPDGEYKSGILTLFSNDLAYYWQGGVTASYEHVSVNNLLHRRILEDVVTDPDLESIEGYDLVGANTERLCEYKGKFNGELRPYYVVESSGLEMQLAKSAYQRVSGSLK; encoded by the coding sequence ATGGACATCGAACGACTGGACCTCGAGCGGTGGGGCGACGCGCTTCCCAGGTCGGGGTTCGAAGTCTTCCACGATCCGGACGCGCTGGCCGTGCTCGACGCCCACACCGACGCCGAACTGCGGCTCTACGGCGCGTTCAAGGGTCAGCAAGCCGTCGGCCTCCTCCCCGTCTTCGTCGACGAAAACGCCGTCGGTCGAACCGTCTTCTCGCCGCCGGTTTCGATGGGTGTCCCCCGGCTCGGTCCGATCATCGACCCCAACAGCCCGAAGCGACGCAAGTGGGAGCGGATCAACGCCGAACTGGCGGCGGGCGTCCTCGAGGACGTCGAGGCCGACCGGCGATCGACGCTGTTCCGGATGACCTGTTCCGTCGGCTACGACGACCCGCGACCGTACGGCTGGAACGATCTTTCGGTCGAACCGCAGTTCACCTACGTCGTCGACCTCGAGGGCTGTAGCAACCTCGAGGACGCGATGGCCGGCTTCAGCAAGAGTCTGCGAAACGAGATGCGCCGCTACGACGACGTCGATCTGACGATCGAGACGGAGGGAATCGACGCCGCCCTGCGGATCTACGACGACGTCGTCGACCAGTACGCGGAGTACGACGACGAAGCGCCGATGACCCCGCAGTTCCTCCGTGACTTGCTCGTGACCCTCGACGACGACAGGTGGCGAACCTACGTCGCCCGGACGCCCGACGGGGAGTACAAGAGCGGCATCCTCACGCTGTTTTCCAACGACCTGGCCTACTACTGGCAGGGCGGAGTGACCGCATCCTACGAGCACGTCAGCGTCAACAACCTCCTGCACCGGCGGATCCTCGAGGACGTCGTTACCGATCCGGACCTCGAGTCGATCGAGGGGTACGACCTCGTCGGCGCGAACACGGAACGGCTCTGTGAGTACAAAGGGAAGTTCAACGGTGAGTTACGGCCCTACTACGTGGTTGAATCGTCGGGCCTCGAGATGCAACTGGCGAAGTCGGCCTACCAGCGGGTGAGTGGCTCGCTGAAATGA
- a CDS encoding DUF7405 family protein, with product MSPPTDDRTETSETRVRSRRAFLRSAVATGGTVALAACLENGAALEVPDGVAEPLSLPERQHAWNDVLETDRDGNVEPPSHHVFLNLSLSSDPDSATRETVTAALQGVERAIEWSSSGLLFTLGYTPAYFDRFDATLDEAVDLPTPDPIVTLSAESDVTVDTTDALLHLGSDEPAVVLAVEEALFGDRTELNGHSLSTSLESVFERTDRRTGFVGRGLPAERQRGLEGIPDSEPVPEEAPFFMGFRSGFRESQATEDRVTIQEGPFADGSIQHFETLELELGAWFEESDHEQRVAQLFSPKHAERNAVGEYGERLGSSTGIDTVVDDVHEHARERNTVGHAQKLARERENGQPVLLRRDVNTTDGNRCGVHFVSLQRTMSEFRRVREAMVGEEFRQHGLGPRQSNGILRYLRLRHWGSYLVPPRTHRALPRPDPER from the coding sequence ATGTCCCCACCAACGGACGATCGGACGGAGACGAGTGAAACCCGGGTGCGTTCCCGCCGGGCGTTTCTGCGCTCGGCGGTCGCTACCGGCGGAACCGTCGCTCTCGCGGCGTGTCTCGAGAACGGCGCCGCACTCGAGGTCCCCGACGGCGTCGCCGAGCCGCTCTCGCTTCCCGAGCGACAGCACGCGTGGAACGACGTGCTGGAGACGGATCGAGACGGGAACGTCGAGCCGCCGTCCCATCACGTGTTCCTCAACCTCTCGCTGTCCAGCGACCCGGATTCCGCCACCCGGGAAACCGTCACTGCCGCGTTACAGGGGGTCGAACGGGCCATCGAGTGGAGCAGTTCCGGACTCCTCTTTACGCTCGGGTACACGCCGGCGTATTTCGACCGGTTCGACGCGACCCTCGACGAGGCCGTCGATCTCCCGACGCCGGACCCGATCGTCACGCTCTCCGCCGAGAGCGACGTGACGGTGGACACGACCGATGCGCTGTTACACCTCGGGAGCGACGAGCCTGCCGTGGTACTCGCGGTCGAGGAGGCGCTGTTCGGGGACCGAACGGAACTCAACGGACACTCGCTGTCGACGTCTCTCGAGAGCGTTTTCGAGCGGACTGACCGCCGAACGGGGTTCGTCGGACGGGGCCTTCCGGCCGAACGACAGCGCGGCCTCGAGGGGATCCCTGACAGCGAACCGGTTCCCGAGGAAGCCCCGTTCTTCATGGGATTCCGCTCCGGCTTTCGCGAGAGTCAGGCCACCGAAGACCGGGTAACGATCCAGGAGGGGCCGTTCGCCGACGGATCGATCCAGCATTTCGAGACGCTCGAGCTCGAACTCGGCGCGTGGTTCGAGGAGAGCGACCACGAGCAACGCGTGGCGCAACTGTTCAGCCCCAAGCACGCCGAGCGAAACGCAGTCGGCGAGTACGGTGAGCGACTCGGGAGTTCGACCGGCATCGACACTGTCGTCGACGACGTTCACGAGCACGCTCGCGAGCGCAACACCGTCGGCCACGCCCAAAAGCTCGCCCGGGAACGCGAAAACGGGCAGCCGGTGTTGCTACGACGGGACGTGAATACGACTGACGGAAATCGTTGCGGTGTCCACTTCGTCTCCCTCCAGCGGACCATGTCCGAGTTCAGGCGCGTACGGGAAGCGATGGTCGGCGAGGAATTCCGACAGCACGGGCTCGGTCCACGCCAAAGCAACGGCATTCTCCGGTACCTCCGGCTCCGGCACTGGGGGAGTTATCTCGTCCCGCCGCGGACACATCGGGCGCTACCGAGACCAGATCCCGAACGGTAA
- a CDS encoding prenyltransferase/squalene oxidase repeat-containing protein, translating into MQSQGSSDTDGETRPAGMYRLEDEGDVDVGGDRRERYLSVLDSTLAYARRRDYVGPDYGDGLSSRLLQALPIDNRWLNLAVQETVKRSPVDVRPIFRVEERRNYKGAALFTMANLNYYDLVGDGTETDPSLAAFDPLLEADRLADWLIEERITDYSGFCGGHRHPIQHLHTKGVPSDPDIVSTAYAVRALLEVARFAGREDVDLDPETREKYASHAELARTAVDFLVEDLNYREVDDGAKIDYHMNHPDDSYTINAAALGASMLVDLYDYFGDDDLRERATKILDHVAACQTDRGGWPYRLPADASHLSMDNHHNGFVVESFQRYRDIVGDDRYEETLEDALEFYRDELFALDGAPNFDEENDYPRDIHASTQGMLVFAREGELELAERILRWTLANLQVEGEQGRFYYRKYRHHTKRVTLMRWCQGWMSYATSEFLLACARRDRDPERPLDAEPAGGDREIDRREAAPTPET; encoded by the coding sequence ATGCAGTCTCAGGGTAGTAGCGACACGGACGGCGAGACGCGACCGGCGGGTATGTACCGACTCGAGGACGAGGGCGACGTCGACGTGGGCGGAGACCGACGCGAGCGATATCTTTCCGTACTCGATTCGACGCTCGCGTACGCTCGTCGCCGGGATTACGTCGGCCCGGACTACGGTGACGGGCTCAGTAGCCGGCTGTTGCAGGCGCTGCCGATCGACAACAGGTGGCTCAACCTGGCCGTCCAGGAGACGGTCAAACGCTCCCCGGTCGACGTCAGACCGATCTTCCGCGTCGAGGAACGGCGCAACTACAAGGGGGCCGCGCTGTTTACGATGGCGAACCTGAACTACTACGACCTGGTCGGTGACGGCACCGAGACGGATCCCTCGCTTGCCGCGTTCGACCCGCTGCTCGAGGCCGATCGGCTCGCGGACTGGCTGATCGAGGAACGCATCACCGACTACAGTGGCTTCTGTGGGGGCCACCGTCATCCGATCCAGCACCTCCACACGAAGGGGGTCCCGAGCGATCCCGACATCGTGTCGACGGCCTACGCGGTCCGGGCGCTGCTCGAGGTCGCGCGGTTCGCCGGGCGCGAGGACGTCGATCTCGACCCCGAGACCCGCGAAAAGTACGCCTCTCACGCGGAGCTCGCACGGACGGCGGTTGACTTTCTCGTCGAGGACCTGAACTACCGCGAGGTCGATGACGGGGCGAAGATCGACTACCACATGAACCACCCCGACGACTCCTACACGATCAACGCCGCGGCGCTCGGGGCATCCATGCTCGTCGATCTCTACGACTACTTCGGCGACGACGACCTCCGCGAGCGGGCGACGAAGATCCTCGACCACGTCGCGGCCTGCCAGACCGACCGCGGCGGCTGGCCCTACCGGCTCCCGGCCGACGCCTCCCACCTCTCGATGGACAACCATCACAACGGGTTCGTCGTCGAGTCGTTCCAGCGGTACCGCGACATCGTCGGCGACGACCGGTACGAGGAGACCCTCGAGGACGCACTCGAGTTCTACCGCGACGAACTGTTCGCACTCGACGGCGCGCCGAATTTCGACGAGGAAAACGACTATCCGCGAGACATTCACGCGAGCACTCAGGGGATGCTCGTCTTCGCCCGGGAGGGCGAGCTCGAACTCGCCGAGCGTATCCTCCGGTGGACCCTCGCTAACCTCCAGGTCGAGGGCGAGCAGGGCCGGTTCTACTACCGCAAGTACCGCCACCACACGAAGCGGGTCACGCTGATGCGGTGGTGTCAGGGCTGGATGTCGTACGCGACGTCGGAGTTCCTGCTGGCCTGTGCCCGGCGGGACCGAGACCCGGAACGTCCTCTCGATGCCGAACCAGCCGGAGGCGACCGAGAGATCGACCGACGGGAGGCCGCACCGACGCCCGAGACATGA
- a CDS encoding polysaccharide deacetylase family protein: MGRVVLSIDAELAWGFHDLEDPPQRRIDRARLGWRRLVEWLDAYEVPATWAVVGHLFLEDCDGHHSSHPAADDGWFAPDPGGTGADCDRWFGPDLIDRIEDADVDHEIGCHSFSHVLFDGETTDRAVAAAELEACREVARDRGIDLESFVFPRNVVGHRDVLVEYDVTCYRGRGPSRWYDRPWLYPVGKFASYSVGRTPPPLVEPTVDEGGLVDVPGSLCLFSFEGMARSLVEPIAGDPVVRKAKRGIDAAAAANGDEICHLWLHPNDLTTPRNVRRLRRILEYLDQRRRETDLRVETMAEVARNVLDAPAEPATERDLGERGFELEPEPEPDPEAPLVRSDRGQSDADAPVASELRNR; encoded by the coding sequence ATGGGGCGTGTCGTCCTCTCCATCGACGCCGAACTCGCGTGGGGGTTCCACGACCTCGAGGACCCACCCCAGCGACGGATCGACCGCGCCCGACTCGGGTGGCGGCGGCTGGTCGAGTGGCTGGACGCCTACGAGGTGCCGGCCACCTGGGCCGTGGTCGGCCACCTCTTCCTCGAGGACTGTGATGGGCACCACTCGTCCCACCCGGCGGCCGACGATGGCTGGTTCGCCCCGGATCCCGGCGGAACCGGCGCGGACTGCGACCGCTGGTTCGGCCCCGACCTGATCGACCGCATCGAGGACGCCGACGTCGACCACGAGATCGGTTGTCACTCCTTCTCGCACGTCCTGTTCGACGGCGAGACGACGGACCGTGCGGTCGCCGCGGCCGAACTCGAGGCCTGTCGCGAGGTCGCCCGGGATCGAGGGATCGACCTCGAGTCGTTCGTGTTCCCGCGCAACGTCGTCGGGCACCGTGACGTCCTCGTAGAGTACGACGTCACCTGCTACCGCGGACGGGGTCCCTCGCGGTGGTACGATCGGCCGTGGCTGTACCCCGTCGGCAAGTTCGCCAGCTACTCCGTCGGCCGGACGCCGCCCCCGCTGGTCGAGCCGACGGTCGACGAGGGCGGGCTCGTCGACGTTCCCGGCTCGCTGTGTCTATTCTCCTTCGAGGGGATGGCCCGATCGCTCGTCGAGCCGATCGCCGGGGACCCCGTCGTCCGGAAAGCGAAACGCGGGATCGACGCGGCGGCCGCGGCAAACGGCGACGAGATCTGTCACCTCTGGCTCCACCCCAACGACCTCACGACGCCCCGTAACGTCCGGCGGCTCCGGCGAATCCTCGAGTACCTCGACCAGCGTCGCCGGGAGACCGACCTACGTGTCGAGACGATGGCCGAGGTCGCGAGGAACGTACTGGACGCGCCGGCGGAACCGGCGACCGAACGGGATCTCGGAGAACGCGGGTTCGAGCTGGAACCGGAGCCGGAGCCGGACCCCGAAGCGCCGCTGGTTCGCTCCGATCGCGGGCAGAGCGACGCCGACGCGCCTGTTGCCTCGGAGCTACGGAACCGGTAG
- a CDS encoding alkaline phosphatase family protein has protein sequence MTRTGTGNGTGNGTGARTRASDTDRAFVLGIDGVPWNLLRDWIDAGELPSFRRLRDEGVAAPLESTTPPTTPAAWPTIATGARPDNHGIYGFQRVEGDYTQQMNTSADREQPALWDLLSPAVVGNVPMTYPASEIDGKMVAGMMSPATNERFAHPDGLADEIDDEIPDYRIGLNWYDYAGEEARFRDDLNSLVAARRALMDRLMDVDDWRLFFFVFTAPDRLQHLIWDENVILEHYTLLDDILGDVLEYADEHDANLFVASDHGFGPISTFVNLNAVLEREGFLSRKDRSAAGSSLASLGVTKSNVLGALKRVGIDEKRFIQSLPKGLVDGVAEQVPGDHGLYDVDFDDTIAFAHGPSYVYVNDTERFAEGTVAPANVDSVKRELRDAFEEVTDPETGEQVLSIYDGDDAFPDDEASPDLILVGEDGYEEKTRLADDVFESAGKKAASHRSEGVFFARGPTIDGSSEAGGPPDLSVADVAPTLLHSIGEPIPAGVDGDVRTELLETDTDPTVRNVGTQAATGAGGDGSEDEDFDDVEERLKGLGYMG, from the coding sequence ATGACTCGAACTGGAACTGGAAACGGAACTGGAAACGGTACTGGAGCGCGAACTCGAGCCAGCGATACGGACCGCGCCTTCGTCCTCGGCATCGACGGCGTCCCCTGGAACCTCTTGCGGGACTGGATCGACGCCGGCGAACTCCCCTCGTTCCGTCGCCTCCGAGACGAGGGCGTCGCCGCGCCGCTCGAGAGCACGACGCCGCCGACGACGCCCGCCGCCTGGCCGACGATCGCGACCGGTGCACGGCCGGACAACCACGGCATCTACGGCTTCCAGCGCGTCGAGGGCGACTACACCCAGCAGATGAACACGAGCGCCGACCGGGAGCAACCGGCGCTGTGGGACCTGCTCTCGCCGGCCGTCGTCGGCAACGTCCCGATGACCTATCCCGCAAGCGAAATCGACGGGAAGATGGTCGCGGGGATGATGTCCCCCGCGACCAACGAGCGGTTCGCTCACCCCGACGGCCTCGCCGACGAGATCGACGACGAGATTCCCGACTACCGGATCGGGCTCAACTGGTACGACTACGCCGGCGAGGAAGCCCGGTTCCGTGACGACCTGAACTCCCTGGTCGCGGCGCGTCGTGCCCTCATGGACCGCCTCATGGACGTCGACGATTGGCGGCTCTTCTTCTTCGTGTTCACCGCGCCCGACCGCCTCCAGCATCTCATCTGGGACGAGAACGTCATCCTCGAGCACTACACACTGCTCGACGACATCCTCGGGGACGTCCTCGAGTACGCCGACGAACACGACGCCAACCTCTTCGTGGCCTCCGACCACGGTTTCGGCCCGATCTCGACGTTCGTCAACCTGAACGCGGTCCTCGAGCGGGAGGGGTTCCTCTCGCGGAAGGACCGCAGCGCGGCCGGCAGCTCGCTGGCCAGCCTCGGCGTGACGAAGTCGAACGTCCTCGGCGCCCTGAAACGGGTCGGGATCGACGAAAAACGGTTCATCCAGTCGCTTCCCAAGGGACTGGTCGACGGCGTCGCCGAGCAGGTACCCGGCGACCACGGGCTGTACGACGTCGACTTCGACGACACGATCGCGTTCGCACACGGTCCGAGCTACGTCTACGTCAACGACACCGAGCGGTTCGCGGAGGGAACCGTCGCGCCCGCCAACGTGGACTCGGTCAAGCGCGAACTTCGAGACGCCTTCGAGGAGGTCACCGATCCCGAAACCGGCGAGCAGGTCCTGTCGATTTACGACGGCGACGACGCCTTCCCCGACGACGAGGCCTCGCCGGACCTGATCCTCGTCGGCGAGGACGGCTACGAGGAGAAGACGCGGCTCGCCGACGACGTCTTCGAATCCGCCGGGAAGAAGGCCGCGAGCCACCGCAGCGAGGGCGTGTTCTTCGCCCGCGGGCCGACGATCGACGGCTCGAGCGAGGCGGGGGGGCCCCCCGACCTCTCGGTTGCGGACGTGGCTCCGACGCTGCTGCACAGCATCGGCGAGCCGATCCCAGCCGGGGTCGACGGCGACGTGCGGACCGAGTTGCTCGAGACCGACACGGATCCGACGGTCCGGAACGTGGGGACGCAGGCGGCCACCGGTGCTGGTGGAGACGGGAGCGAAGACGAGGACTTCGACGACGTCGAGGAACGCCTGAAAGGCCTCGGATATATGGGGTGA
- a CDS encoding twin-arginine translocation signal domain-containing protein — protein MVNREFSRRRWLKLAAVGGGVATLAGCSDSDPSEAPADRPQSDADGAASIPALRLETAGFASARQFENGNYERIHASRKRRAIETLLADPEVNDLVTDWIGSFEAYEVLTNHLETISIQGPTSLRIDEQGFPDGDEAEFEVTAENRRTVYGLVDRYRDELVALEITEPQDVTWTVTQNPAQMEIGQLIHRTETVQDAFGDMTDREWYPSWKGAAGGYAGIGQADLRHGEGSTAVMHVKDDGDLRVISALIDGSEPGNPDLVDVAVVDHAVEYPLYRLAETIEPRSESMLAALPDVPTEQRPYYTANDGYHRIEPPAESFEQDGWTIEWEQSAVHGATVSAAYNDSPVFEAMDSPITYTGYYLPPREGRNTREWYFPDDDTVFSGDLLFWDVHSSVTGGPGLLGKLDFPAREGVPNGFQLKSHYHSSAIGRESIDFHSGVRFGPYNYDIAYEFYEDGVLTPVFRRAGPGFMTHFMQKLEENADSYGENGTYEEPVVPHYISTQAIDITPGTEDGTAVELFDGDEWTTPESEFYLEGEPGTIARFSNPDGTETVDVPLDETLELVVVRRDSDEIGPGEYPAHRLYDEDAVSELYHPAQYVDEQPIQGERLIVWLLMLGSTNQLPYPAGVTNFVTTARLTLSGY, from the coding sequence ATGGTCAACCGGGAGTTTTCGAGACGAAGGTGGCTGAAATTAGCCGCGGTCGGTGGCGGTGTCGCGACGCTTGCGGGCTGTAGCGATTCCGACCCGAGTGAAGCGCCGGCAGATAGGCCTCAGTCCGACGCTGACGGGGCAGCCTCGATCCCCGCACTCCGCCTGGAGACCGCCGGGTTCGCCTCTGCTCGGCAGTTCGAGAACGGCAACTACGAGCGTATACACGCCTCTCGAAAGCGACGGGCCATCGAGACGCTGCTCGCCGATCCGGAGGTCAACGACCTCGTTACCGACTGGATCGGCAGCTTCGAGGCCTACGAGGTTCTCACGAATCACCTGGAAACGATCAGTATTCAGGGGCCGACCTCGCTGCGTATCGACGAACAGGGGTTCCCCGACGGCGACGAGGCCGAATTCGAGGTGACGGCGGAGAATCGCCGAACCGTCTACGGACTCGTCGATCGCTATCGCGACGAGCTCGTCGCCCTCGAGATCACCGAGCCCCAGGACGTGACGTGGACGGTAACGCAGAATCCCGCCCAGATGGAGATCGGGCAGCTGATTCATCGAACCGAGACGGTCCAGGACGCCTTCGGGGATATGACCGACCGGGAGTGGTATCCGTCCTGGAAGGGTGCAGCGGGCGGGTACGCTGGAATCGGCCAGGCGGATCTCCGCCACGGGGAGGGGTCGACTGCAGTCATGCACGTGAAAGACGACGGTGATCTCCGGGTTATCAGCGCGCTCATCGACGGTTCGGAGCCGGGAAATCCCGACCTCGTCGACGTTGCCGTCGTCGATCACGCGGTAGAGTATCCCCTCTACCGGCTGGCCGAGACGATCGAGCCGCGCTCGGAATCGATGCTGGCGGCCCTTCCCGACGTCCCGACGGAACAACGACCCTACTATACGGCCAACGATGGCTACCACCGGATCGAACCGCCGGCGGAGTCCTTCGAGCAGGACGGGTGGACCATCGAGTGGGAGCAATCCGCAGTTCACGGCGCGACCGTTTCCGCTGCTTACAACGATAGCCCCGTTTTCGAGGCGATGGACTCCCCGATTACCTACACGGGCTACTACCTGCCGCCACGGGAGGGCCGGAACACTCGCGAGTGGTACTTCCCGGACGACGATACCGTCTTCAGCGGCGACCTCCTCTTCTGGGACGTCCACAGCTCGGTCACCGGCGGCCCGGGACTCCTCGGCAAACTCGACTTCCCGGCCCGCGAGGGCGTCCCGAACGGGTTCCAGTTGAAGAGCCACTATCACTCAAGCGCGATCGGACGGGAGAGCATCGACTTTCACTCCGGCGTCCGGTTTGGCCCCTACAATTACGACATCGCCTACGAATTCTACGAGGACGGCGTACTGACGCCGGTCTTCCGTCGGGCCGGCCCAGGATTTATGACTCATTTCATGCAGAAGCTCGAGGAAAACGCCGATAGCTACGGCGAGAACGGCACCTACGAGGAGCCGGTCGTTCCCCACTACATCTCCACCCAGGCCATCGACATCACTCCCGGGACGGAAGACGGCACGGCGGTGGAACTGTTCGACGGCGACGAGTGGACGACGCCCGAATCGGAGTTTTACCTCGAGGGCGAACCGGGGACGATCGCCAGATTCAGCAACCCCGACGGGACGGAAACCGTCGACGTTCCGCTCGACGAAACGCTGGAACTCGTCGTCGTTCGTCGGGATAGTGACGAGATTGGACCGGGCGAGTATCCGGCCCATCGCCTGTACGACGAGGACGCGGTCTCCGAACTGTATCATCCGGCACAGTACGTCGACGAACAGCCGATCCAGGGGGAGCGGCTCATCGTCTGGCTACTTATGCTCGGGTCGACGAACCAGCTGCCGTACCCGGCAGGAGTGACCAACTTCGTCACGACTGCGCGGCTAACGCTGTCCGGGTACTGA